The following are from one region of the Streptomyces decoyicus genome:
- the trpD gene encoding anthranilate phosphoribosyltransferase, translating into MTVTHREKSWPVILTALLAGNDLPADDTAWAMDQVMRGSATPAQLAGLLVALRAKGETVAEVEGLVRAMYEHAVALDVPGPALDIVGTGGDRSHSVNISTMSAIVAAGAGARVVKHGNRSASSASGSADVLEQLGVALDLPVPEVAGLVPEVGITFCFAPLFHPSVRHAATPRKELGIPTVFNVLGPLTNPARPAAQAVGVADAGMAPLIAGVLARRGVGAMVFRGDDGLDELTVTTTSTVWSVLEGRVRKEVFDPRDIGVPHAPPQALRGGDAAHNAEVARALLRGERGPVRDAVLLSTAAGLAALDPSDRPVTERLAAGMERGARAIDTGAAAAVLERWAAVSTKLASSG; encoded by the coding sequence GTGACCGTGACACATCGGGAAAAGTCATGGCCGGTTATTCTCACGGCGCTGCTGGCGGGAAATGACCTCCCGGCGGACGACACGGCCTGGGCAATGGACCAGGTGATGCGGGGCTCTGCGACACCGGCACAACTGGCCGGTCTGCTGGTGGCCCTGCGTGCCAAGGGCGAGACCGTGGCCGAAGTCGAAGGGCTCGTCCGGGCCATGTACGAGCACGCCGTGGCCCTCGATGTCCCGGGCCCGGCACTCGACATCGTCGGCACCGGCGGAGACCGGTCCCACAGCGTCAACATCTCCACGATGTCCGCGATCGTCGCGGCGGGAGCCGGAGCCCGGGTCGTCAAGCACGGCAACCGCTCCGCGTCCTCCGCGTCCGGCTCGGCCGATGTGCTCGAACAGCTCGGTGTGGCCCTGGACCTGCCGGTCCCCGAGGTCGCCGGGCTGGTCCCGGAGGTCGGCATCACCTTCTGTTTCGCCCCGCTGTTCCACCCGTCCGTACGTCATGCCGCCACGCCCCGGAAGGAACTGGGCATTCCGACGGTCTTCAACGTGCTCGGCCCGCTGACCAATCCGGCCCGTCCGGCCGCGCAGGCCGTCGGTGTGGCGGACGCCGGGATGGCCCCGCTGATCGCCGGTGTGCTGGCCCGTCGCGGGGTCGGCGCAATGGTCTTCCGCGGCGACGACGGGCTCGACGAACTGACGGTCACCACCACCTCCACGGTCTGGTCGGTCCTCGAAGGACGGGTACGCAAGGAGGTGTTCGACCCGCGCGACATCGGTGTCCCGCACGCCCCGCCCCAGGCACTGCGCGGTGGCGACGCCGCGCACAACGCGGAGGTGGCCCGCGCGCTCCTGCGCGGCGAGCGCGGACCGGTGCGCGATGCCGTGCTGCTGTCCACCGCCGCCGGACTCGCGGCGCTCGACCCCTCCGACCGGCCGGTCACCGAGCGCCTGGCGGCCGGGATGGAGCGCGGCGCGCGGGCGATCGACACCGGAGCGGCAGCCGCGGTCCTGGAGCGCTGGGCGGCCGTCTCCACCAAGCTCGCCTCGTCGGGCTGA
- a CDS encoding class II 3-deoxy-7-phosphoheptulonate synthase, producing the protein MHLPSPTESRRSDTGNSRPAAQQPAWPDPELLGEVTAELSRLPELVFAEECDRLRERMGAVARGEAFVLQGGDCAETFAGVTADAINGKLRTLLQMAVVLTYGASVPVVKIGRLAGQYAKPRSQPTETRDGVTLPAYRGDAVNGPGFTPAERRPDPRRLLRMYESSAATLNLVRAFSAGGYAGLHHARDWNRAFVTDSPAGRRYEELADDIDRSLRFMEACGVTSQQLHAVEFFVSHEGLLLDYERALTRTDPRTGHAYAGSGHLLWIGERTRDLDGAHVAHFSRVRNPLAVKLGPGATADEALGYAAALNPRNEPGRLTFVVRMGAERVRDRLPVLVEKVRAAGAVVAWVCDPMHGNTFVAPSGHKTRRFGDIMDEVQGFFQVHRALGTHAGGLHVELTGDDVTECVGGDDVLVEDLHRRYETACDPRLNHRQSLELAFRAAEMLLEPLGVPGGAPSAGEAPGIGVSKGAR; encoded by the coding sequence ATGCATCTCCCCTCGCCGACGGAATCCCGCCGCTCCGATACCGGGAATTCCCGGCCGGCCGCCCAGCAGCCCGCCTGGCCCGACCCGGAACTGCTGGGCGAGGTCACGGCCGAGCTCTCCCGGCTGCCCGAACTCGTCTTCGCCGAGGAGTGCGACCGGCTGCGGGAGCGGATGGGCGCGGTGGCCCGTGGCGAGGCCTTCGTGCTCCAGGGCGGCGACTGTGCCGAGACGTTCGCCGGTGTCACCGCCGACGCGATCAACGGCAAGCTGCGGACGCTGCTCCAGATGGCCGTGGTGCTGACCTACGGCGCCTCCGTACCCGTGGTCAAGATCGGCCGGTTGGCCGGCCAGTACGCCAAGCCGCGCTCGCAGCCGACCGAGACCCGCGACGGGGTCACCCTGCCCGCCTACCGCGGTGACGCGGTCAACGGACCGGGCTTCACACCGGCCGAACGCCGCCCCGATCCCCGGCGGCTGCTGCGCATGTACGAGTCCTCCGCGGCGACCCTCAACCTCGTGCGCGCCTTCTCCGCCGGCGGCTACGCCGGCCTGCACCACGCGCGGGACTGGAACCGGGCCTTCGTCACCGACTCACCCGCCGGCCGCCGCTACGAGGAACTGGCCGACGACATCGACCGCTCGCTGCGCTTCATGGAAGCCTGCGGCGTCACCTCCCAGCAGCTGCACGCCGTCGAGTTCTTCGTCAGCCACGAGGGCCTGCTGCTCGACTACGAAAGGGCGTTGACCCGCACCGACCCGCGGACCGGGCACGCCTATGCCGGCAGCGGCCACCTGCTGTGGATCGGCGAGCGGACCCGTGACCTGGACGGTGCGCACGTCGCCCACTTCTCCCGCGTCCGTAACCCCCTCGCCGTGAAGCTCGGCCCCGGCGCCACCGCCGACGAGGCCCTCGGCTACGCGGCCGCGCTCAACCCCCGCAACGAGCCGGGCCGTTTGACCTTCGTGGTCAGGATGGGAGCCGAGCGGGTCCGCGACCGGCTGCCCGTCCTGGTCGAGAAGGTCAGGGCGGCCGGCGCGGTGGTCGCCTGGGTCTGCGACCCGATGCACGGCAATACCTTCGTGGCGCCCAGCGGCCACAAGACCCGCCGCTTCGGCGACATCATGGACGAGGTCCAGGGCTTCTTCCAGGTGCACCGTGCGCTGGGCACCCATGCGGGCGGGCTCCATGTCGAACTCACCGGTGACGACGTCACCGAGTGCGTGGGCGGCGACGACGTCCTGGTGGAGGACCTCCACCGACGGTACGAGACCGCCTGTGACCCGCGCCTGAACCACCGGCAGTCGCTCGAACTCGCCTTCCGTGCCGCGGAGATGCTCCTTGAGCCACTCGGTGTGCCGGGTGGTGCTCCCAGTGCTGGTGAGGCGCCAGGTATTGGTGTGAGCAAAGGGGCTCGATAA
- a CDS encoding TauD/TfdA family dioxygenase — protein MSSPTVHASPVTAADGTPAVAGGPAPHPAGLPVLRAMPGDGTAAGWAQDHRSAVHDLVAEHGAVLLRGLGVGSPDEVAAIATALGVARMTERERFAPRYTHADGVYSSSEWPADEPMCMHHELSYATEVPGLLLFGCLTAPAEGGRTAVADSQQVLKALPADLVAPFARDGWLLTRMYHDIGVSWTEAFGTEDRAEVDAYCARAGLEHEWLPDGRLRTRQHRSAVVDHPRTGLPVWFNQVAFLNERTLDPMIRDYLVDVYGPEGLPFNTAYGDGTPLTGETVETINAAYRDATVGEPWQDGDVLLVDNLRMAHSREPYQGARDIVVIFGNPVRLAGHIRP, from the coding sequence ATGAGTTCCCCCACCGTGCACGCCTCACCCGTCACGGCCGCCGACGGCACGCCCGCCGTCGCCGGCGGCCCGGCCCCGCACCCCGCCGGTCTGCCGGTCCTCCGCGCGATGCCCGGAGACGGCACCGCGGCCGGCTGGGCGCAGGACCACCGAAGTGCCGTCCACGACCTGGTCGCCGAGCACGGCGCCGTGCTGCTGCGCGGCCTGGGCGTCGGCTCGCCCGACGAGGTGGCGGCGATCGCGACCGCTCTCGGCGTGGCACGGATGACCGAGCGGGAGCGGTTCGCCCCGCGGTACACCCATGCCGACGGCGTCTACTCGTCCTCCGAATGGCCCGCGGACGAGCCGATGTGCATGCATCACGAGCTGAGTTACGCCACCGAGGTGCCCGGCCTGTTGCTCTTCGGCTGCCTGACGGCTCCGGCCGAGGGCGGCCGCACCGCGGTCGCCGACTCGCAGCAGGTCCTCAAGGCGCTGCCCGCCGACCTGGTGGCCCCCTTCGCCCGCGACGGCTGGCTGCTCACCCGCATGTACCACGACATCGGCGTCTCCTGGACGGAGGCGTTCGGCACCGAGGACCGGGCCGAGGTCGATGCGTACTGCGCACGGGCGGGCCTGGAGCACGAGTGGCTGCCGGACGGCCGGCTGCGCACCCGGCAGCACCGCTCCGCCGTGGTCGACCACCCGCGCACCGGCCTCCCGGTCTGGTTCAACCAGGTGGCCTTCCTGAACGAGCGGACCCTCGACCCGATGATCCGCGACTACCTCGTCGACGTGTACGGCCCGGAGGGTCTGCCCTTCAACACCGCGTACGGCGACGGCACGCCCCTCACCGGGGAGACCGTCGAGACGATCAACGCGGCCTACCGCGACGCCACCGTGGGCGAGCCGTGGCAGGACGGAGACGTCCTGCTGGTCGACAACCTGCGGATGGCACACAGCCGCGAGCCGTACCAGGGCGCCCGCGACATCGTGGTGATTTTCGGTAACCCGGTCCGGCTCGCCGGGCACATCCGTCCCTGA
- a CDS encoding anthranilate synthase component II has protein sequence MKILLVDAYDSFVHIIDQYLRTLGATTEVVRSRTRTPEELAAGRPDAVVLGPGPGHPAASGHVELVRRFAGQVPLLGVCLGHQAIALAFGGRVAVADHLMHGRTSPVRHDGQGLFQGLGNSTVATRYHSLIVSRALPDELEETATAEDDGYVMGVRHRTLPVEGVQFHPESIMTEGGLQLFENFLAGAVR, from the coding sequence ATGAAGATTCTGCTCGTGGACGCGTACGACAGTTTCGTGCACATCATCGACCAGTACCTGCGCACTCTCGGCGCCACCACCGAGGTGGTGCGCTCCCGCACCCGCACACCGGAGGAGCTGGCGGCAGGCCGGCCCGACGCGGTGGTGCTGGGGCCGGGGCCGGGGCATCCCGCCGCCTCCGGACACGTCGAGCTGGTACGCCGGTTCGCCGGGCAGGTGCCGCTGCTGGGGGTGTGCCTGGGCCACCAGGCGATCGCCCTGGCGTTCGGCGGCCGGGTGGCGGTCGCCGACCACTTGATGCACGGGCGGACGAGCCCGGTGCGGCACGACGGCCAGGGACTCTTCCAGGGGCTGGGGAACAGCACGGTGGCGACGCGCTACCACTCGCTGATCGTCTCCCGGGCGCTGCCGGACGAACTGGAGGAGACGGCGACGGCCGAGGACGACGGCTATGTGATGGGGGTGCGGCACCGCACGCTGCCCGTGGAGGGCGTGCAGTTCCACCCCGAGAGCATCATGACCGAGGGCGGCCTCCAGCTCTTCGAGAACTTCCTGGCCGGCGCGGTGCGGTGA
- the sbnB gene encoding 2,3-diaminopropionate biosynthesis protein SbnB, with protein MSRSAPAPSFAVISGGQVHRALEGRHREVVDLIEAAYRTHGAGDTVNPPSYFLRFPDRPTSRIIALPASIGGEVRVDGMKWISSFPENVAAGIPRASAVLILNDHDTGYPLACLESSIISATRTAASAALAADRLTAQRERPRRIGFFGVGLIARYVHQYLAGTDWSFDELGVFDLSAEYAGGFATYLKEATDGAGRVTVHESAEDLVRNSDLLVFATTAGTPHVTDPDWFSHNPLVLHVSLRDVSADVVLSATNVVDDVEHCLKADTSLHLAEQRVGHRDFVDGTLDDVLTGRLTPAADRPVIFSPFGLGVLDLAVGKHVYDTVNAAGELPVVEDFFHEMRRYG; from the coding sequence ATGTCCCGTTCCGCTCCGGCGCCCTCGTTCGCCGTGATCTCCGGCGGCCAGGTGCACCGTGCCCTCGAAGGCCGGCACCGCGAGGTCGTCGACCTGATCGAAGCCGCCTACCGCACCCATGGCGCGGGTGACACCGTCAACCCGCCCTCCTACTTCCTGCGCTTCCCGGACCGCCCCACCTCCCGCATCATCGCCCTGCCGGCGTCGATCGGCGGCGAGGTGCGGGTGGACGGGATGAAGTGGATCTCCAGCTTCCCCGAGAACGTGGCCGCCGGCATCCCCCGGGCCTCAGCCGTCCTCATCCTCAACGACCACGACACCGGCTATCCCCTGGCGTGCCTGGAGAGTTCCATCATCAGCGCCACCCGCACCGCGGCCTCCGCGGCGCTGGCCGCCGACCGGCTCACCGCTCAACGTGAGCGCCCGCGGCGGATCGGCTTCTTCGGCGTCGGACTCATCGCCCGCTATGTGCACCAGTACCTCGCGGGCACCGACTGGTCCTTCGACGAACTGGGCGTGTTCGACCTGTCCGCCGAGTACGCCGGCGGCTTCGCCACGTACCTGAAGGAAGCGACGGACGGCGCCGGGCGGGTCACCGTGCACGAGAGCGCCGAGGACTTGGTCCGCAACAGCGATCTGCTGGTCTTCGCGACGACCGCCGGCACTCCGCACGTCACCGACCCCGACTGGTTCTCGCACAACCCGCTCGTGCTCCATGTGTCACTGCGCGACGTGTCCGCCGACGTGGTGCTCTCGGCGACCAACGTCGTCGACGACGTGGAGCACTGCCTGAAGGCGGACACCTCGCTCCACCTGGCCGAACAGCGGGTCGGCCACCGGGACTTCGTCGACGGGACCCTCGACGACGTGCTCACCGGACGCCTCACCCCGGCCGCCGACCGCCCGGTGATCTTTTCTCCGTTCGGGCTCGGGGTGCTCGACCTGGCCGTCGGCAAGCACGTCTACGACACCGTGAACGCCGCCGGGGAACTGCCGGTCGTCGAGGACTTCTTCCATGAGATGCGTCGATACGGCTGA
- the pdxR gene encoding MocR-like pyridoxine biosynthesis transcription factor PdxR codes for MTWHALIDVSRDSEEPLTAQIEGRIRGGISAGVLHPGTRLPSSRQLAEDVGVSRSVVVEAYGRLIAEGYLEAVQGSGTRVAEHLTAPALPTLLDDGLAPPVRWDLRTGTPQVAGFPHREWLASYQRALQSIDPGDLDYPPVSGAEGLREELARYLGRARGVLTTPGQVMVVSGFAQALGLLCTVLSGSGIDRIAMEDPCHHRQRQFIREVGLRPVPVPVDDEGIDVEALAATGVRAVLVTPAHQFPTGVTLSPSRREALVRWARDTGAWVIEDDYDGDLWLERGARPLALQRLAPERVVYGGTASKSLAPGLRFGWLAVPARLLAALERTRSRRDLGSDVLTQLAFAELLRSGHFDRHLRFRRAHYRMRRECLEQSVRRFLPGARIIGSAAGLHAYVRLPHRVDETALVGRALERSVLVPGGRRYHARPERAAPALVVGYTAVPRTGIAEAVRELGAAYARLPAAGRGERCA; via the coding sequence ATGACCTGGCACGCGTTGATCGATGTGTCGAGAGATTCCGAAGAACCGCTGACCGCCCAGATCGAGGGCAGGATCAGAGGCGGGATTTCCGCGGGGGTGCTGCATCCGGGCACCCGGCTGCCGTCCAGCCGGCAACTCGCCGAGGACGTGGGGGTCTCCCGGAGTGTGGTGGTGGAGGCCTACGGCAGGCTGATCGCCGAGGGGTATCTGGAGGCCGTCCAGGGCTCCGGCACCCGCGTGGCGGAGCATCTGACCGCTCCCGCCCTGCCGACCCTGCTCGACGACGGCCTGGCGCCTCCGGTGCGCTGGGACCTGCGCACCGGTACGCCGCAGGTCGCCGGTTTCCCGCACCGCGAGTGGCTCGCCTCCTACCAGCGCGCCCTTCAGTCGATCGACCCGGGCGACCTCGATTACCCGCCCGTGTCCGGAGCCGAGGGGCTGCGCGAGGAGCTGGCCCGGTACCTCGGCCGGGCGCGCGGTGTGCTGACCACCCCCGGGCAGGTCATGGTGGTGTCCGGCTTCGCGCAGGCGCTCGGGCTGCTGTGCACCGTACTGTCCGGCTCCGGCATCGACCGGATCGCGATGGAGGACCCCTGCCACCACCGTCAGCGGCAGTTCATCCGGGAGGTGGGCCTGCGGCCCGTGCCGGTCCCCGTGGACGACGAGGGCATCGACGTCGAGGCGCTCGCCGCGACCGGCGTACGGGCCGTACTCGTCACCCCCGCCCACCAGTTCCCCACCGGCGTGACCCTGTCACCGTCGCGCCGCGAGGCCCTGGTCCGCTGGGCGCGCGACACCGGTGCCTGGGTGATCGAGGACGACTACGACGGCGACCTGTGGCTGGAGCGGGGGGCGCGCCCCCTGGCCCTTCAGCGCCTGGCCCCCGAACGCGTCGTCTACGGGGGCACGGCGAGCAAGTCGCTCGCCCCCGGCCTGCGCTTCGGCTGGCTGGCGGTGCCGGCCCGGCTGCTCGCCGCATTGGAGCGCACCCGCTCCCGTCGCGACCTGGGCTCCGACGTCCTCACCCAGCTCGCGTTCGCCGAACTCCTGCGGTCCGGCCACTTCGACCGCCATCTGCGCTTCCGACGGGCCCACTACCGCATGCGACGCGAGTGCCTGGAGCAGTCCGTACGCCGGTTCCTGCCCGGTGCGCGCATCATCGGCTCGGCGGCGGGGCTGCACGCCTACGTGCGGCTGCCGCACCGGGTCGATGAGACCGCGCTGGTCGGGCGGGCGTTGGAGCGTTCGGTGCTGGTGCCCGGCGGGCGGCGCTATCACGCGCGCCCCGAACGGGCCGCTCCCGCCCTGGTGGTGGGCTACACCGCGGTGCCGCGCACCGGTATCGCGGAGGCGGTCAGGGAACTGGGCGCCGCCTACGCGCGGCTGCCCGCGGCCGGCCGCGGCGAGCGGTGCGCCTGA
- a CDS encoding non-ribosomal peptide synthetase, producing the protein MAGYLPVVPADVADAVERVAEECGVDAGTVRLAAQSLVAGVVAGFHESSAGEGTWREVIGRVATDAGRAEAVQAWQGVGAQDQVSAERVAGYVLTALRALTRDPDDAHHARSLLSPAELSLQLQDFSGPVRPLPDRRFHELFEERVRRHPDAVAAVLGDRRWSYRELNRHANKVAWSLHRRGLHGEDVVAVVTERTLEWLAAVIGVFKAGGCYLPLEPHFPADRIATVLTRSGSRWVLAERGVPHLDRALAGRGGVELSYLDDLLAQDGPEDDLGLAVAADQLAYIYFTSGSTGEPKGAMCEHNGFLNHLLAKIEDLGIGEGEVVAQTAPQCFDISLWQLVSALLVGGTTRIIGQEVVLDVRRFLDTLADGAVQVVQLVPSYLEVVLSALEEQPRELPGLRCVSVTGEALKKELVQRWFTAFPGVLLANAYGLTETSDDTNHEVMDRVPDHRSVPLGKPIRNVRVYVVDERLSPVPLGVPGEIVFSGVCVGRGYINDEARTKAAFGQDPHRPGERLYRSGDFGRWLPGGTLEFLGRRDSQVKISGFRIEIGEIENRLLQVPGVRDGAVVTAGTAERPYLVGYYTGAADVGPEVVREALAGVLPRYMVPQHLHHGTELPLTANGKIDKKALARMAAEAEQTAGSTGFRAPATAAERRVAALWAGLLKVPLERIGRGSRFADLGGTSLTAIRLAIALDRVVSVKELAHTPTVADVAALLERKAAERPDQEPPGTGSAG; encoded by the coding sequence ATGGCGGGGTACCTCCCCGTCGTGCCCGCGGACGTCGCCGACGCCGTCGAGCGGGTGGCCGAGGAGTGCGGGGTCGACGCCGGGACCGTCAGGCTCGCCGCTCAGTCCCTCGTGGCGGGGGTGGTCGCCGGCTTCCACGAGTCGTCGGCCGGCGAGGGCACCTGGCGCGAGGTGATCGGCCGGGTCGCCACCGACGCGGGCCGGGCCGAGGCCGTCCAGGCGTGGCAGGGCGTCGGCGCCCAGGACCAGGTGAGCGCCGAGCGGGTCGCCGGCTATGTGCTCACGGCACTGCGCGCGCTGACCCGGGACCCGGACGATGCGCACCACGCGCGCAGCCTGCTGTCACCGGCCGAACTCTCCCTCCAGCTGCAGGACTTCTCCGGGCCCGTCCGTCCGCTCCCGGACCGCCGGTTCCACGAACTGTTCGAGGAGCGGGTACGCCGTCACCCCGACGCGGTCGCCGCCGTCCTGGGGGACCGCCGGTGGAGCTACCGGGAACTGAACCGCCACGCCAACAAGGTCGCCTGGTCGCTGCACCGGCGGGGGCTGCACGGCGAGGACGTGGTCGCCGTGGTCACCGAGCGCACCCTGGAGTGGCTGGCCGCCGTGATCGGCGTGTTCAAGGCGGGCGGCTGCTACCTGCCGCTCGAACCGCACTTCCCCGCCGACCGGATCGCCACCGTCCTGACCCGCAGCGGGAGCCGGTGGGTGCTTGCCGAGCGCGGTGTGCCCCATCTGGACCGGGCGCTGGCCGGCCGCGGCGGCGTCGAACTGTCCTACCTCGACGACCTGCTGGCGCAGGACGGGCCGGAGGACGACCTCGGTCTCGCGGTGGCCGCCGACCAGCTCGCCTACATCTACTTCACCTCCGGCTCCACCGGCGAGCCGAAGGGGGCGATGTGCGAGCACAACGGCTTCCTCAACCACCTCCTGGCCAAGATCGAGGATCTCGGCATCGGCGAGGGCGAGGTGGTGGCGCAGACCGCCCCCCAGTGCTTCGACATCTCCCTGTGGCAGCTGGTCTCCGCGCTGCTGGTCGGCGGCACCACCCGCATCATCGGGCAGGAAGTCGTCCTGGACGTCCGCAGATTCCTCGACACCCTGGCCGACGGGGCCGTGCAGGTGGTCCAGCTGGTCCCCTCCTACCTGGAAGTGGTGCTGTCCGCCCTGGAGGAACAGCCGCGGGAACTGCCCGGCCTGCGCTGTGTCTCCGTCACCGGTGAAGCCCTCAAGAAGGAACTCGTCCAGCGCTGGTTCACCGCCTTCCCCGGCGTGCTCCTGGCCAACGCGTACGGACTCACCGAGACATCGGACGACACCAACCACGAGGTGATGGACCGGGTCCCCGACCATCGCTCGGTGCCGCTCGGCAAGCCGATCCGCAATGTGCGGGTGTATGTGGTCGACGAGCGGCTCTCGCCGGTGCCGCTGGGCGTCCCCGGCGAGATCGTCTTCTCCGGGGTCTGTGTCGGCCGCGGCTACATCAACGACGAAGCACGCACCAAGGCGGCCTTCGGGCAGGATCCGCACCGGCCGGGGGAGCGGCTGTACCGCTCCGGCGACTTCGGGCGGTGGCTGCCCGGCGGCACGCTGGAATTCCTCGGCCGCCGGGACTCACAGGTGAAGATCAGCGGGTTCCGGATCGAGATCGGCGAGATCGAGAACCGGCTGCTCCAGGTCCCGGGTGTCCGCGACGGAGCGGTGGTGACCGCCGGAACCGCCGAACGCCCCTATCTGGTCGGCTACTACACCGGCGCCGCGGACGTGGGCCCCGAGGTCGTGCGGGAGGCACTGGCCGGGGTACTGCCCCGATACATGGTGCCGCAGCATCTGCACCACGGCACCGAGCTGCCCCTCACCGCCAACGGGAAGATCGACAAGAAGGCGCTGGCCCGGATGGCGGCCGAGGCGGAACAGACCGCGGGCAGCACCGGGTTCCGGGCTCCGGCGACCGCCGCCGAACGGCGGGTCGCCGCCCTGTGGGCCGGCCTCCTCAAGGTGCCGCTGGAGCGCATCGGCCGCGGATCGCGGTTCGCCGACCTCGGCGGCACCTCGCTGACGGCGATCCGGCTGGCCATCGCCCTGGACCGGGTGGTGTCGGTCAAGGAACTCGCCCACACGCCGACCGTCGCCGACGTGGCCGCGCTGCTGGAGCGGAAGGCGGCCGAGCGGCCGGACCAGGAGCCGCCCGGCACCGGCAGCGCCGGCTGA
- a CDS encoding anthranilate synthase component I family protein yields MPPTTRGNAGTEARTDAPLRVRVTESELPWHDPLRLYTGLLGELGQQEVFLFESLAGPERDRGPAVVGYGRLAEVCAFAGHIEVSGAPALCAALLATAGEAGMTEDPAAPEGSPARRRFVDSGQVWDLMRRSQRLFDVASGRPRDTYAFGFLAGLGYEAAWHMDELPDRKTPARGPDMTFTLFRDTVWYDPGAVHARHLTAHADAFPAARVPDLGVLVEAAAPGVADGDGTCPEAPAPRSVRDSVARDTFLEWAGRCLEHIRVGDIYQIQIGHRIDIDTELTPVEVYRRLRSRNPSPYMYLVPRTGETLIGASPELFFRTEGDEIVMRPIAGTTRQADTAEENERRVKEMLASTKEQAEHVMLVDLCRNDIGRVCRPRSLSVADLMTVEEYSHVFHLVSTVTGRLEPGADVWESLCATFPAGTMTGAPKLRAMEIIDGIEHEPRGSYAGAVGLIDVRGWSSLALCIRTIVHDGRTYSTQSSAGIVAESVPEAEWDETLAKMGAAYWALTGEELLS; encoded by the coding sequence ATGCCACCAACGACGCGAGGCAATGCCGGTACGGAGGCGCGGACGGACGCGCCGCTGCGCGTGCGGGTCACCGAATCGGAGCTGCCGTGGCACGATCCGCTCCGGCTCTACACCGGCCTGCTCGGGGAACTCGGGCAGCAGGAGGTCTTTCTCTTCGAGAGCCTGGCGGGTCCGGAGCGGGACCGCGGCCCGGCGGTGGTCGGCTACGGACGGCTCGCCGAGGTGTGCGCCTTCGCCGGCCACATCGAGGTCAGCGGCGCGCCGGCGCTGTGCGCCGCCCTGCTGGCGACGGCCGGCGAGGCGGGGATGACCGAGGACCCGGCCGCCCCGGAGGGCTCGCCGGCGCGCCGCCGGTTCGTGGATTCCGGGCAGGTGTGGGACCTGATGAGGCGGTCCCAGCGGCTCTTCGACGTGGCGAGCGGCCGGCCGCGGGACACCTACGCCTTCGGCTTCCTGGCCGGCCTGGGCTACGAGGCGGCCTGGCACATGGACGAGCTGCCGGACCGGAAGACCCCCGCCCGGGGCCCCGACATGACGTTCACGCTGTTCCGGGACACCGTCTGGTACGACCCGGGGGCGGTGCATGCCCGGCATCTGACCGCCCACGCGGACGCGTTCCCCGCCGCCCGTGTCCCGGACCTCGGTGTCCTGGTGGAAGCGGCCGCCCCTGGCGTCGCGGACGGCGACGGAACGTGTCCCGAGGCGCCCGCGCCCCGGTCGGTCCGGGACAGCGTCGCCCGTGACACCTTCCTGGAGTGGGCCGGCCGGTGCCTGGAGCACATCCGGGTCGGGGACATCTACCAGATCCAGATCGGCCACCGCATCGACATCGACACGGAGTTGACCCCCGTCGAGGTCTACCGGCGGCTGCGGTCCCGTAACCCGTCGCCGTACATGTATCTGGTGCCCCGCACGGGCGAGACCCTCATCGGCGCCAGCCCCGAACTGTTCTTCCGCACCGAGGGCGACGAGATCGTCATGCGGCCGATCGCCGGCACCACCCGGCAGGCGGACACGGCGGAGGAGAACGAGCGCCGGGTCAAGGAGATGCTGGCGAGCACCAAGGAGCAGGCCGAACACGTGATGCTGGTCGACCTGTGCCGCAACGACATCGGGCGGGTCTGCCGGCCGCGGTCGCTGTCGGTGGCGGACCTGATGACGGTGGAGGAGTACTCCCATGTCTTCCACCTCGTCTCGACGGTGACCGGACGGCTGGAGCCGGGTGCCGACGTGTGGGAGTCGCTGTGTGCCACCTTCCCCGCGGGCACGATGACCGGTGCGCCCAAGCTGCGCGCCATGGAGATCATCGACGGGATCGAGCACGAGCCGCGCGGGAGCTACGCGGGGGCGGTCGGGCTGATCGACGTACGCGGCTGGAGCAGCCTCGCACTGTGCATCCGCACGATCGTGCACGACGGCCGGACCTACTCCACACAGAGTTCGGCGGGCATCGTCGCGGAGTCGGTGCCCGAGGCCGAGTGGGACGAGACCCTGGCGAAGATGGGCGCCGCCTACTGGGCGCTGACCGGTGAGGAACTGCTGTCATGA